The Pelmatolapia mariae isolate MD_Pm_ZW linkage group LG9, Pm_UMD_F_2, whole genome shotgun sequence genome has a segment encoding these proteins:
- the fam168b gene encoding myelin-associated neurite-outgrowth inhibitor — MNPVYSPAPTGVPFTNTKGIGYPAGFPLGYAAAAPVYTPNIYAGANPGFPNGYAQSAPFKVSCSPSTGTVPPYSSSPNPYPTAVYPVRSTYPQQNPYAQALIPSQQQGPYYTQALYAPPPHVIHHTTVVQPNGMPAAMYAPPIPPPRNNGVTMGMVAGTTMAMSAGTLLTTPSPAPVAPHPVTMPTYRPPGTPSYSYVPPQW; from the exons ATGAACCCAGTATACAGCCCTGCACCAACAGGGGTCCCCTTTACCAACACTAAGGGTATAGGTTATCCAG CTGGATTTCCTCTAGGATACGCAGCAGCTGCTCCAGTGTACACTCCCAACATCTACGCAGGAGCAAACCCAGGCTTCCCTAACG GCTATGCTCAAAGTGCTCCCTTCAAAGTGTCCTGCTCTCCCAGCACAGGGACCGTCCCACCGTACTCCTCCTCCCCAAACCCCTACCCAACTGCTGTGTACCCTGTCAGGAGCACCTACCCCCAACAGAACCCCTATGCACAG GCACTAATACCTTCACAACAACAAGGCCCTTACTACACACAGGCTCTGTATGCTCCACCGCCTCATGTCATCCATCACACGACAGTGGTCCAGCCCAATGGGATGCCTGCAGCGATGTATGCCCCGCCTATCCCTCCTCCCCGCAACAACGGTGTCACCATGGGCATGGTAGCCGGCACCACTATGGCCATGTCAGCTG GAACTTTGTTGACAACTCCATCGCCAGCGCCTGTCGCTCCCCACCCAGTCACGATGCCCACATATCGGCCTCCTGGCACACCCAGCTACAGCTACGTGCCCCCGcagtggtga